A part of Diprion similis isolate iyDipSimi1 chromosome 12, iyDipSimi1.1, whole genome shotgun sequence genomic DNA contains:
- the LOC124413201 gene encoding tropomyosin-1, with the protein MDAIKKKMQAMKLEKDNAQDKADTCEGQAKEANLRADKVLEEVNDLQKKLQQVEADLVANKQNLEQANKDLEEREKSLTNAESEVAALNRKVQLIEEDLERSEERLGTATTKLTEASQAADESSRMCKVLENRSQQDEERMDQLTNQLKEARLLAEDADGKSDEVSRKLAFVEDELEVAEDRVKSGEAKIMELEEELKVVGNSLKSLEVSEEKANQRVEEFKRQLKTLTVKLKEAEARAEFAEKTVKKLQKEVDRLEDELGINKDRYKSLADEMDSTFAELAGY; encoded by the exons ATGGACGCGATTAAGAAGAAGATGCAAGCGATGAAGCTTGAGAAGGACAACGCGCAGGATAAAGCCGACACCTGCGAGGGACAGGCCAAAGAGGCAAACCTCCGCGCGGACAAAGTCCTCGAGGAAGTCAACGACCTGCAGAAGAAGTTGCAGCAGGTCGAGGCCGACCTTGTAGCCAACAAGCAGAACTTGGAGCAGGCTAACAAGGACCTCGAAGAGCGTGAAAAGTCCCTCACCAAC GCTGAGTCCGAGGTGGCTGCTTTGAACAGGAAAGTCCAGCTGATTGAAGAGGACTTGGAACGCTCTGAGGAGCGTCTGGGTACCGCGACGACGAAACTGACCGAAGCTTCCCAGGCGGCTGACGAGTCGAGCCG TATGTGCAAAGTATTGGAGAACCGCAGTCAGCAGGATGAGGAGAGAATGGACCAGCTCACGAACCAGCTGAAGGAGGCTCGTCTCCTTGCTGAGGACGCTGACGGAAAGTCCGACGAGGTATCCCGCAAGCTGGCCTTCGTTGAAGACGAGCTTGAGGTAGCTGAGGACCGTGTCAAGTCCGGAGAAGC CAAGATCATGGAGCTTGAGGAGGAACTCAAGGTTGTCGGCAACAGCTTGAAATCCCTGGAAGTGTCCGAAGAAAAG GCCAACCAACGAGTTGAGGAATTCAAGCGCCAGCTCAAGACCTTGACTGTCAAGCTAAAGGAGGCCGAAGCTCGTGCAGAATTCGCCGAGAAGACCGTCAAGAAGCTCCAGAAGGAGGTTGACAGGCTTGAAG ACGAACTTGGAATCAACAAGGACAGATACAAGTCGTTGGCCGACGAGATGGACTCCACCTTCGCCGAATTGGCTGGATATTAA